One Ranitomeya imitator isolate aRanImi1 chromosome 4, aRanImi1.pri, whole genome shotgun sequence genomic window, tagatgagccatcacttctagtatcaccttagtgaagacgcggggagccatagaaagcccaaatggcattgcaacatattgaaagtgacgaacctttccctccagggtgactgctacccttaggtactgctgatgttcggcatgtatgggaagatggtaataggcgtcctttaagtctattccggccatgacacacctagggaataagagttttatggtagaactaatggattccattttgaaggtatgattacgcaggaaagaatttaattttttaagatttatgatggttctaaatgaaccatctggtttattaatcaggaataaaggggagtagaaccctttccctttttgatcctggggaacttcaatcaggactttcttagatagaagagataggatctctatttctagagccctctgttggtcctgaccttttggagatgttattatgaaggaatcccaagggattcgatcaaattctaatttaaggccgtattgcacaatgtccagaatccactggctggatgttatctgttcccattggggaagaaaaaattttaatctgccgcctacttcctggttagcggtatttacgtctcggattatgggacccgctaaaaaaggcacctttttgctttgggtccttcgactcccatcgctctctttgttcaagcggcttgttcctagtaaaggggcgtctcctgaaggctctcctgtaggatggaagatactggttagggaagcctttcttcctttcacctgctttattcaggagttcatccagcgtcttcccaaaaaggaactcaccctgacagggaatcgcacaaagttttgctttagcttgtgcgtcccccttccaattctttagccagagtgcacgccgggctgtgttgactaggccggctgacctggctgcaagacgtagcgagtccactgaggcatcagctaggaatgctactgcttctttaatttgaggcaatttcagcaggatagattccctcgaagttttgcctctaatctgttcctccaattgctccgtccatactagtagagatcttgcagtacaggtactagatatggcgggcctgaacgcccccgtattgacttcccatgacctctttagtaaagcttctgctttacggtccagcgggtctgtcaggacccctgaatcctccactggtaggaccgactgtttggttgtggaggctaccgcagcatcaacttttggcacctttgaccaggtgtttaggtcttcatcgctgaagggatagcgccttttagaggatgatggtaaaaaccctctattctgcttgtcccactcctttttgacaatatctttgatggtttgtatgacggggaaggacctacgtttcttctgtcctaaccccgcaaacattatgtcctgtgctgatttcttttctttcccatctgggcaccccatcgtgctcctgacagattttattaaattgtccacattactgttgggaagacaaagtcccccttcagtctcggatgagctcggctgagatccctcttcgtctgaagaaatacatacaccctctgactccgaactaaccggagaccgggacctgctaggctgacgggtactggcgctacttgtctgcgccaaaccctgcatctcttctcggataatagctctgacatctgagggagtcatgatattttcctgccgtagagtttgcatgatacactctgcacacagttttttggcataatcatccgggaggggctgcgtacataaagcacactctttatgcttagatttgtgtgtccttttcttagtctagaggaaggatacaggaggaacatatatcagcatataggaagagactctttcaaaaactcacccagtgaagctgacaggtaccggttctggaggcggaattcgtttggtggtagaactcttctctggaggtcggccaccactctttgtgctgctcctcgtgcttctctccctgctgggagagcgctgttgcactgcgggcaggtgcgcttcgtcggccggtgaagccatttcacacacaccggcccgacgctagcgctgcatttttaaacttgccgcccattctcctgcctccccggaccaacccggaagtgctcccgcgacttccgggttagacgcgccgctctcactcaccatgcggccgccagaggctattaagccggccgctgcagcgcgcgcgtcctcacagtgccggccggacctacggtgaccggacccggaccgtggatgtttggccagacgaggggggaggctgcaagcaggggctcccccgccgctgcttctggtaccgcagcccctgccgttcccacagaaaccgacgcaggcgggtgcatggcccagggatcctcttcatctgtaggtaagccgggtccctgtaggaacaggaaacctaaactgaggaggagaggggaccgcctccttttattctgtaggtttcctgttcctatgggcggatccctctctctcatgtggagtgctgtcgtggcgaagggtaaaatctcaagtaacgagtatactcgctcatcactatttaagaGCCATAAACCTGCTATCTAGATAGTTTGTAGTCCTGGGAATGGATGTGGCTCATTTAACACATACATTCAATAAGACAAAAAAGGTCTTCAAAGGAAATCACTAAGATTTCTTGAGGGTATTGGGACTGCTTTATTCTGACGATGTGGCTCTAAGACTAGAAAAGTTTGTGCATACCTAATAGAGGAATTTGTTCCATAGTTGTTTTTAAGATTTTAATAATAGTtattaaaatttaaaaatatatacatttaaaatTTATTTACAATGAGTTGCTGGCAAATGTAACATCAAAGACTGTACAGACAACACAATAATTTATCTACATATCCTTAGACTGATCATCTTCTTCCAGTTTCTTGATCTCACTTTTCAAACCGTTAATAGTTTCTCGGCTGGCTTTTAATCTCTCCTTCAACTCCGATATTTCAAAACTTGTCTTCTTCTTGGCAGCATCTAATTTTTCTCTGGTTTTAGATTCTAGTTCTACGACTAAAATAGCAAAAATGAATGCATTCAGATCACCAAatgaaggtaaaataaaaaaaatatataatttcagTATGTttgtcatattaaaaaaaaaaaaaaaaaagtttttcccctACTATTCCACCCCCTCTCATAGATCCTAAATTTTATTAGAAAAGCAAGTATTACCTGTGCTGCCACTATGAGCGCATCTCTGAGGATCATATAACCCTTTGTTATGCAGGCACTTCTTCCTGTCCACTACTCCCGATCTGGGCACCAGAATTGGATGAAATTAAAATGGCTTGTCCCTGATGGGTGGGGGCATGGTACCTTGCAATGTTTGACATGGGGTCCAAGCACACATGCTCAGATGTCAGATTTCACGCTCCTCTGCTCCCTTCAGCTGAAAAGCGCATCGCAGTACTAGTCAATTAAAGGGCCTGGCGCTGCAAAGCATCAACATGCTCAGTGCAAAGGACAGTGAAgtctgaggctgtgtgcacacgttctggatttttcgtgttttttcgctataaaaacacgataaaaccgcaaaaaaaaaaaaactcacattaagcatcctattaaaagaatgcaatccgcattttgtatgcacatgctgtgtTTCTTTCCTGAGCGGAAACAcattccagaaaaaaaacgcagcatgttcattaatttgcagaatcgcggggattccgcacacctaggaatgcattgatctgcttacttcccgcatggggctatgcccaccatgcgggaagtaagcggatcatgtgtggatggtacccagggtggaggagaggagactctcctccacagactgggcaccatataattgttgaaaaaaaattttttaaataaaaaaatagtgatatactcaccttccgatggcccctggAGTCATCCTGCCTTTCAGCggtgcttccgttcccagggatgctgtgtgcgaaggacctgcgatgacgtcgcggtcacaagaCCGTGACGTCATCCCAGCCGACGCATGCACCACAGAGGAGATCgggtgacgtcggaaggtgagaataactttttttttattttttttaacattagatctttttactattgatgcggcttaggcagcatcaatagtaaaaagttggtcacacttgtcaaacactgtttgacaagtgtgaccaacctgtcagttttccaagcgatgctacagatcgcttggaaaacgctagcattctgcaagctaattacacttgcaaaacgctagtgtttagcaggaatacgcatgccatttccacatgcgatatacccgcggcaagagttgcggaattgctgcggaaatttccgtggcaattccgcaacgtgtgcacttagcctggcACCTGAGCTCACCAACTGACTGCCAATGCATTGTAGAGCGAGCCACTTCAATTAACAAGTACTGTGATATGCTTTCTAATGACAAGCTGCAAATAGCAGCGCTTGTCAGCTGAAGGGGCTGGCAAGATCACGGTAGGGCAGAGCGAAGACCGAACGCACATTCTCAGATCAGACAACCTGTTAATCATTAAAATTCAGCTTTGCACCCAGTGACTCCCCACAGAGAAGTGTATACAAGCAGCACAGAAATAACAAAATAGCAGAAGAGAGACTATTAAGACTTCTGAAAGGAGGTGGAAACGCCTTTAATGTACTTCTATAATGAAGTAAAACTTACATTCGGTTTCATGTTTATATGCTCCAAGAGTTAACTGGCGGGATGTAGTTAAAAGCTGCTGCATCATAGCTGTAGGATCTTGGAAAATCTATAATAATAAAACAAGTTATTTTGGGGTACTAGGTTGAAAGCTGACAATATAGTTAAAGGGGGATGTCCAGgacaattttaatattttttagtaTGACCTAAAACTTAACCACCAGGTAGCTGCTAAGAGTTATCTGCCTGTTCTACCCATCGCAGACTCATCAGTCACTGCCTTATCCTGCAGGCAATTCACCTGCTCATGGGCTGCTCTATCAAAGGTGAGTGACTGCCGACATGATGATCACTGGCCACCAGCTTTCtcgcagttaggcagcggggagccagctgtcaatcaataTGACTTGGGCAGTCCCAACCAGTCAACAGAACATAGTGGATAAGAAACCGCTGCTTTCGATGTGAAGTCAGCCGAATGTCTGGCAGGAGTAGTCTCTTAACTGCTGGCAGAGGTTGACacagaacacaacaggcaggtagttaggaaAGAGAAGATTCCTAGCAGTGAGTATTATAAAACTTAATAATCAGCATTGTACAATCCTTGGTGAAACTTTTTATAtatgtcctggacaacccctttattacaCAGTAGTGGAATAAAAAGCTAAAATGGAATCTTGTCAGAAAAGTAAACAGAAGCCAACTACTACATAGAATGGGACAATGTGAAAGCAATATGAAACAAGCTGCTGATTACTAGAAGTCTCAGAAGCTTCAAGCCctttagaacagaggtccccaactccagtcctcaaggcccaccaaaatgtcatgttttcaggatttccttagtcttgcccaggtaataattgcatcacctgtgcaatgcaaaggaaatcctgaaaacatgacctgttggtggcccttgaggactggagttggggacctctgctttagaacACCTTACAGAAGCTTCTAATATGTATCTGCATACTGTAAGTAATTATCACTAGTCAGCACTCTAGCTACACAAGTTATTTCTCCTGTATAGACAAaggtttcttaccatttcatcataaaACTCTGAGACAACTGTCTTTTTCCCCAGCATGGCATTTGTGTCTGACTGAAATAACTTTAGCAAATGATATAAAGTGACCTAAaccgaaaaaaagaaaaatatataaagagttagcaaaaaaaaaaaaaaaaagggtacttACAGTTGTGGTCAACGTGACTGCCacatgatagtttttttttttattagaagtcaatatcttcagaaataggtGGATACGGACCATCTATGTTTTATTAGATTTTAGTATGCGCCGGTACATTCAACAAGGAGTTGTCCCATCCTCATACatgcatttaaaaaataaataaataatgaataaaaacACTAAATGACATGGGCAGGAGTAAAAGACTCCCTTCTCGAATACTTGGCTGAGCAACCAATAGCAGATTTTGGATTGAGATCCGGTATCAATGATGGTCCGTTTAAAGGGACCATCAGCACAGAATGATAGTTCAAACCTAGTACAGGAGCTCGGTGAATCATGGCTAGGCCAATCATTTAGCTACACTTTCCCATCATCTTCAACCCCGCTCTTTGACTGCTCTGGCTTCATAGACCAAGAGAAGGGCAGAGACatatggaaaccaagcaggtggaaaGGTATACATAAATAATTGGTCTTGCTGTGGAGCACAGAGCAGCAGGACATAGCTTGAACAGTTATTCCATActgacagagtccttttaagtGCACCTTCACACCTACTTGTTCTCCACCACCCTTCTTTGACAGTTCTGGCTTTATAGAGAGAAAAAAGCCACCTCCTAGTGTTTGCCATCCTTCAATAACTTTGCCAGGAAAAATTTGGGAAGCCTCATTTTGGGGGGGAGTGAGGAGTTTGTGCATAAAAGAGAAACGGATGaaacacagatggtaaaaatggcCATTGAAACCTAAACTTTATGAAAAACAGGTCATTTGTTTGCAGAAGAGAAACTTGTGTGAACTTGACAGTGTAATTATTGAACACTGCACATTACGGTGTGTTCAATGGATGAAATTGTGCCCTTTTTTAACagcaatttagaaaacaaaaacttgTCATAGTatcatgtgaacataaccttacattgagcaaaaaagatgaGTGTACTTACAGGTCGTT contains:
- the YEATS4 gene encoding YEATS domain-containing protein 4, giving the protein MFKRMAEFGPDSGGRVKGVTIVKPIVYGNVARYFGKKREEDGHTHQWTVYVKPYRNEDMSAYVKKIQFKLHESYGNPLRVVTKPPYEITETGWGEFEIIIKIFFIDPNERPVTLYHLLKLFQSDTNAMLGKKTVVSEFYDEMIFQDPTAMMQQLLTTSRQLTLGAYKHETEFVELESKTREKLDAAKKKTSFEISELKERLKASRETINGLKSEIKKLEEDDQSKDM